A DNA window from Aquarana catesbeiana isolate 2022-GZ linkage group LG01, ASM4218655v1, whole genome shotgun sequence contains the following coding sequences:
- the TLR2 gene encoding toll-like receptor 2 isoform X1 — protein MLPTTCVSATSFRHLTSMHSRQGSTRIKKTQVCRQMRRDPWVSLPYGKHISVRNAGIWSLNIRMVAYIWSRYLICSLVALTHSLYEAEACFCDGMNFCNCSSRHLTAIPPNLPKQLQLLDISNNLIQEITDTDLQPYKELEVLLVNNNDIHSISQNAFQSLANLEELDISYNKLTSTLPAWFRHLQSLKRLNLLGNQYTSLGESSLFSALSSLKDLKIGNGNFEAFHRHDFDGVLSLDNLYLNISNLRQYANGTLKTIKSIRHVTITTNIPLLPDIMTDLSLSAIVLEIRNMSFTLHEDVESFIALTDTTVKVLMYRECLLTDNSAARLIEIIHTYKNVTDFDLLDCTLEGTGHGAPFLKNENSSLTTVVIKNLYIPNFYLFSDLRFIYKVVRKIKSVTCVDSKVFLMPCNFSRSFMMMEYLDLSGNLLTDLLLQGASCFYDGFGAWPSLKTLNVSRNRLLSLPKVAETLSHVSSLTSIDLSQNYFGGSSSSSCTWPVNLKSLNISNCQIRQISDCIPLTLEHLDVSFNNLEVFGFSLPDLKELYISENRLTKLPADAYLPSLNLLIIRENRLIEFFQSDLKFFPDLTGLDGRNNSYFCSCQFVDFISKNHNLLVGWPQDYVCDSPTSVRGNQIDKANLPLLMCHKTLVVTITCIILILGITFILALCYYFHIVWYVKMTCAWLKAKRRPLKVLDREICYDAYVSYSERDSEWVENMMLPLLENGDPPFRICFHKRDFVPGKTIIDNIIDAMETSYKTLFILSEHFVQSEWCKYELEFSHFRLFDENNDTAILVILEPIERSTVPKRFAKLRKLMNTKTYLKWPTEEEEQEVFWTNLREALTPEDHYQS, from the coding sequence gtcccTCAACATCAGAATGGTTGCATACATATGGAGTCGTTACTTGATCTGTTCATTGGTGGCTTTAACACATTCTTTATATGAAGCTGAAGCCTGTTTTTGTGATGGCATGAATTTCTGTAATTGCTCCTCTAGACATTTGACTGCTATCCCTCCCAACCTGCCAAAACAACTGCAGCTGCTGGACATATCTAATAACTTAATTCAAGAGATTACAGACACAGATCTACAGCCATACAAGGAGCTGGAAGTACTGCTCGTGAACAACAATGACATCCATTCCATTAGCCAAAATGCTTTTCAGTCACTGGCGAATCTTGAAGAGCTGGATATATCTTATAATAAACTTACCAGCACATTGCCTGCTTGGTTTAGACACCTTCAAAGCTTGAAACGGTTAAACCTACTTGGTAACCAATATACATCACTTGGTGAAAGCTCCCTTTTTTCTGCTCTGTCCTCACTGAAGGATTTGAAGATTGGAAATGGTAACTTTGAAGCTTTTCATAGGCATGACTTTGATGGAGTGCTGAGCTTAGATAACCTATACTTAAATATTTCAAATCTCAGGCAATATGCCAATGGTACCCTAAAGACCATAAAATCTATCAGGCATGTTACCATTACTACAAATATACCCCTATTGCCAGACATAATGACAGATCTTTCACTATCTGCTATTGTATTAGAAATCAGAAACATGTCCTTCACACTGCATGAAGATGTAGAATCCTTCATAGCTCTGACTGACACTACGGTGAAGGTTTTAATGTATAGGGAGTGTCTGCTAACTGACAACAGTGCAGCACGACTTATAGAAATTATTCATACCTACAAAAATGTTACAGACTTTGATCTGCTTGATTGTACACTAGAAGGGACAGGGCATGGTGCTCCATTTCTGaagaatgaaaactcatctcttacCACAGTAGTGATCAAGAATCTGTACATaccaaatttttatcttttttcagaCTTAAGGTTTATATATAAGGTAGTGCGGAAAATTAAAAGCGTTACCTGTGTTGATAGCAAAGTGTTTTTGATGCCTTGCAATTTTTCTAGATCCTTTATGATGATGGAGTACCTTGACTTGAGTGGCAATCTCCTGACGGACCTGCTTTTGCAAGGTGCATCTTGTTTTTATGATGGATTTGGTGCTTGGCCTTCACTAAAAACTTTAAATGTGAGCAGAAATCGATTGCTTTCATTACCAAAAGTTGCTGAAACATTATCACATGTATCCTCATTAACTAGCATTGATCTCAGTCAAAACTATTTTGGTGGTTCAAGTTCCTCTTCATGTACATGGCCTGTAAATCTCAAATCCTTAAATATCTCAAATTGCCAGATCAGACAGATCAGTGACTGCATTCCTTTAACTTTGGAGCATTTGGATGTGAGTTTCAATAATCTTGAAGTATTTGGATTTTCTTTGCCAGATTTAAAAGAGCTTTACATATCAGAAAACAGATTAACTAAACTGCCAGCGGATGCCTACCTGCCCAGTTTAAATCTGCTTATAATTAGAGAAAACCGGCTCATTGAGTTTTTCCAGTCTGACTTGAAATTCTTTCCAGATTTAACAGGACTAGATGGAAGAAACAATAGTTACTTCTGCTCCTGTCAGTTTGTGGATTTCATTAGCAAAAATCATAATCTACTCGTTGGTTGGCCACAAGATTACGTTTGTGACTCTCCAACATCTGTCAGAGGCAATCAAATTGACAAAGCAAACCTTCCTCTCTTAATGTGCCACAAAACATTAGTTGTGACAATAACATGCATCATCTTGATATTAGGCATAACCTTTATTTTGGCGCTCTGCTATTATTTTCACATTGTATGGTATGTGAAGATGACCTGTGCCTGGCTGAAAGCAAAGAGAAGACCATTGAAAGTACTGGACAGAGAAATCTGTTATGACGCATATGTATCATATAGTGAAAGAGATTCGGAATGGGTGGAAAATATGATGTTGCCATTATTGGAAAATGGTGATCCTCCGTTCAGGATATGCTTTCATAAGCGAGACTTTGTTCCTGGAAAAACGATCATCGATAACATAATTGATGCCATGGAAACAAGCTACAAAACCCTGTTTATCTTGTCTGAGCACTTTGTTCAAAGCGAATGGTGCAAATATGAGCTGGAATTCTCACACTTTCGTCTTTTTGATGAAAATAACGATACAGCCATTTTGGTTATCCTGGAGCCTATTGAAAGGTCAACGGTCCCAAAAAGATTTGCCAAACTGCGCAAACTCATGAACACAAAAACCTACCTCAAGTGGCCAACAGAGGAAGAGGAACAAGAAGTCTTCTGGACCAACCTGAGGGAAGCTCTTACGCCAGAGGACCACTATCAGTCATAA
- the TLR2 gene encoding toll-like receptor 2 isoform X2, whose product MLPTTCVSATSFRHLTSMHSRQGSTRIKKTQVCRSLNIRMVAYIWSRYLICSLVALTHSLYEAEACFCDGMNFCNCSSRHLTAIPPNLPKQLQLLDISNNLIQEITDTDLQPYKELEVLLVNNNDIHSISQNAFQSLANLEELDISYNKLTSTLPAWFRHLQSLKRLNLLGNQYTSLGESSLFSALSSLKDLKIGNGNFEAFHRHDFDGVLSLDNLYLNISNLRQYANGTLKTIKSIRHVTITTNIPLLPDIMTDLSLSAIVLEIRNMSFTLHEDVESFIALTDTTVKVLMYRECLLTDNSAARLIEIIHTYKNVTDFDLLDCTLEGTGHGAPFLKNENSSLTTVVIKNLYIPNFYLFSDLRFIYKVVRKIKSVTCVDSKVFLMPCNFSRSFMMMEYLDLSGNLLTDLLLQGASCFYDGFGAWPSLKTLNVSRNRLLSLPKVAETLSHVSSLTSIDLSQNYFGGSSSSSCTWPVNLKSLNISNCQIRQISDCIPLTLEHLDVSFNNLEVFGFSLPDLKELYISENRLTKLPADAYLPSLNLLIIRENRLIEFFQSDLKFFPDLTGLDGRNNSYFCSCQFVDFISKNHNLLVGWPQDYVCDSPTSVRGNQIDKANLPLLMCHKTLVVTITCIILILGITFILALCYYFHIVWYVKMTCAWLKAKRRPLKVLDREICYDAYVSYSERDSEWVENMMLPLLENGDPPFRICFHKRDFVPGKTIIDNIIDAMETSYKTLFILSEHFVQSEWCKYELEFSHFRLFDENNDTAILVILEPIERSTVPKRFAKLRKLMNTKTYLKWPTEEEEQEVFWTNLREALTPEDHYQS is encoded by the coding sequence gtcccTCAACATCAGAATGGTTGCATACATATGGAGTCGTTACTTGATCTGTTCATTGGTGGCTTTAACACATTCTTTATATGAAGCTGAAGCCTGTTTTTGTGATGGCATGAATTTCTGTAATTGCTCCTCTAGACATTTGACTGCTATCCCTCCCAACCTGCCAAAACAACTGCAGCTGCTGGACATATCTAATAACTTAATTCAAGAGATTACAGACACAGATCTACAGCCATACAAGGAGCTGGAAGTACTGCTCGTGAACAACAATGACATCCATTCCATTAGCCAAAATGCTTTTCAGTCACTGGCGAATCTTGAAGAGCTGGATATATCTTATAATAAACTTACCAGCACATTGCCTGCTTGGTTTAGACACCTTCAAAGCTTGAAACGGTTAAACCTACTTGGTAACCAATATACATCACTTGGTGAAAGCTCCCTTTTTTCTGCTCTGTCCTCACTGAAGGATTTGAAGATTGGAAATGGTAACTTTGAAGCTTTTCATAGGCATGACTTTGATGGAGTGCTGAGCTTAGATAACCTATACTTAAATATTTCAAATCTCAGGCAATATGCCAATGGTACCCTAAAGACCATAAAATCTATCAGGCATGTTACCATTACTACAAATATACCCCTATTGCCAGACATAATGACAGATCTTTCACTATCTGCTATTGTATTAGAAATCAGAAACATGTCCTTCACACTGCATGAAGATGTAGAATCCTTCATAGCTCTGACTGACACTACGGTGAAGGTTTTAATGTATAGGGAGTGTCTGCTAACTGACAACAGTGCAGCACGACTTATAGAAATTATTCATACCTACAAAAATGTTACAGACTTTGATCTGCTTGATTGTACACTAGAAGGGACAGGGCATGGTGCTCCATTTCTGaagaatgaaaactcatctcttacCACAGTAGTGATCAAGAATCTGTACATaccaaatttttatcttttttcagaCTTAAGGTTTATATATAAGGTAGTGCGGAAAATTAAAAGCGTTACCTGTGTTGATAGCAAAGTGTTTTTGATGCCTTGCAATTTTTCTAGATCCTTTATGATGATGGAGTACCTTGACTTGAGTGGCAATCTCCTGACGGACCTGCTTTTGCAAGGTGCATCTTGTTTTTATGATGGATTTGGTGCTTGGCCTTCACTAAAAACTTTAAATGTGAGCAGAAATCGATTGCTTTCATTACCAAAAGTTGCTGAAACATTATCACATGTATCCTCATTAACTAGCATTGATCTCAGTCAAAACTATTTTGGTGGTTCAAGTTCCTCTTCATGTACATGGCCTGTAAATCTCAAATCCTTAAATATCTCAAATTGCCAGATCAGACAGATCAGTGACTGCATTCCTTTAACTTTGGAGCATTTGGATGTGAGTTTCAATAATCTTGAAGTATTTGGATTTTCTTTGCCAGATTTAAAAGAGCTTTACATATCAGAAAACAGATTAACTAAACTGCCAGCGGATGCCTACCTGCCCAGTTTAAATCTGCTTATAATTAGAGAAAACCGGCTCATTGAGTTTTTCCAGTCTGACTTGAAATTCTTTCCAGATTTAACAGGACTAGATGGAAGAAACAATAGTTACTTCTGCTCCTGTCAGTTTGTGGATTTCATTAGCAAAAATCATAATCTACTCGTTGGTTGGCCACAAGATTACGTTTGTGACTCTCCAACATCTGTCAGAGGCAATCAAATTGACAAAGCAAACCTTCCTCTCTTAATGTGCCACAAAACATTAGTTGTGACAATAACATGCATCATCTTGATATTAGGCATAACCTTTATTTTGGCGCTCTGCTATTATTTTCACATTGTATGGTATGTGAAGATGACCTGTGCCTGGCTGAAAGCAAAGAGAAGACCATTGAAAGTACTGGACAGAGAAATCTGTTATGACGCATATGTATCATATAGTGAAAGAGATTCGGAATGGGTGGAAAATATGATGTTGCCATTATTGGAAAATGGTGATCCTCCGTTCAGGATATGCTTTCATAAGCGAGACTTTGTTCCTGGAAAAACGATCATCGATAACATAATTGATGCCATGGAAACAAGCTACAAAACCCTGTTTATCTTGTCTGAGCACTTTGTTCAAAGCGAATGGTGCAAATATGAGCTGGAATTCTCACACTTTCGTCTTTTTGATGAAAATAACGATACAGCCATTTTGGTTATCCTGGAGCCTATTGAAAGGTCAACGGTCCCAAAAAGATTTGCCAAACTGCGCAAACTCATGAACACAAAAACCTACCTCAAGTGGCCAACAGAGGAAGAGGAACAAGAAGTCTTCTGGACCAACCTGAGGGAAGCTCTTACGCCAGAGGACCACTATCAGTCATAA
- the TLR2 gene encoding toll-like receptor 2 isoform X3 yields the protein MVAYIWSRYLICSLVALTHSLYEAEACFCDGMNFCNCSSRHLTAIPPNLPKQLQLLDISNNLIQEITDTDLQPYKELEVLLVNNNDIHSISQNAFQSLANLEELDISYNKLTSTLPAWFRHLQSLKRLNLLGNQYTSLGESSLFSALSSLKDLKIGNGNFEAFHRHDFDGVLSLDNLYLNISNLRQYANGTLKTIKSIRHVTITTNIPLLPDIMTDLSLSAIVLEIRNMSFTLHEDVESFIALTDTTVKVLMYRECLLTDNSAARLIEIIHTYKNVTDFDLLDCTLEGTGHGAPFLKNENSSLTTVVIKNLYIPNFYLFSDLRFIYKVVRKIKSVTCVDSKVFLMPCNFSRSFMMMEYLDLSGNLLTDLLLQGASCFYDGFGAWPSLKTLNVSRNRLLSLPKVAETLSHVSSLTSIDLSQNYFGGSSSSSCTWPVNLKSLNISNCQIRQISDCIPLTLEHLDVSFNNLEVFGFSLPDLKELYISENRLTKLPADAYLPSLNLLIIRENRLIEFFQSDLKFFPDLTGLDGRNNSYFCSCQFVDFISKNHNLLVGWPQDYVCDSPTSVRGNQIDKANLPLLMCHKTLVVTITCIILILGITFILALCYYFHIVWYVKMTCAWLKAKRRPLKVLDREICYDAYVSYSERDSEWVENMMLPLLENGDPPFRICFHKRDFVPGKTIIDNIIDAMETSYKTLFILSEHFVQSEWCKYELEFSHFRLFDENNDTAILVILEPIERSTVPKRFAKLRKLMNTKTYLKWPTEEEEQEVFWTNLREALTPEDHYQS from the coding sequence ATGGTTGCATACATATGGAGTCGTTACTTGATCTGTTCATTGGTGGCTTTAACACATTCTTTATATGAAGCTGAAGCCTGTTTTTGTGATGGCATGAATTTCTGTAATTGCTCCTCTAGACATTTGACTGCTATCCCTCCCAACCTGCCAAAACAACTGCAGCTGCTGGACATATCTAATAACTTAATTCAAGAGATTACAGACACAGATCTACAGCCATACAAGGAGCTGGAAGTACTGCTCGTGAACAACAATGACATCCATTCCATTAGCCAAAATGCTTTTCAGTCACTGGCGAATCTTGAAGAGCTGGATATATCTTATAATAAACTTACCAGCACATTGCCTGCTTGGTTTAGACACCTTCAAAGCTTGAAACGGTTAAACCTACTTGGTAACCAATATACATCACTTGGTGAAAGCTCCCTTTTTTCTGCTCTGTCCTCACTGAAGGATTTGAAGATTGGAAATGGTAACTTTGAAGCTTTTCATAGGCATGACTTTGATGGAGTGCTGAGCTTAGATAACCTATACTTAAATATTTCAAATCTCAGGCAATATGCCAATGGTACCCTAAAGACCATAAAATCTATCAGGCATGTTACCATTACTACAAATATACCCCTATTGCCAGACATAATGACAGATCTTTCACTATCTGCTATTGTATTAGAAATCAGAAACATGTCCTTCACACTGCATGAAGATGTAGAATCCTTCATAGCTCTGACTGACACTACGGTGAAGGTTTTAATGTATAGGGAGTGTCTGCTAACTGACAACAGTGCAGCACGACTTATAGAAATTATTCATACCTACAAAAATGTTACAGACTTTGATCTGCTTGATTGTACACTAGAAGGGACAGGGCATGGTGCTCCATTTCTGaagaatgaaaactcatctcttacCACAGTAGTGATCAAGAATCTGTACATaccaaatttttatcttttttcagaCTTAAGGTTTATATATAAGGTAGTGCGGAAAATTAAAAGCGTTACCTGTGTTGATAGCAAAGTGTTTTTGATGCCTTGCAATTTTTCTAGATCCTTTATGATGATGGAGTACCTTGACTTGAGTGGCAATCTCCTGACGGACCTGCTTTTGCAAGGTGCATCTTGTTTTTATGATGGATTTGGTGCTTGGCCTTCACTAAAAACTTTAAATGTGAGCAGAAATCGATTGCTTTCATTACCAAAAGTTGCTGAAACATTATCACATGTATCCTCATTAACTAGCATTGATCTCAGTCAAAACTATTTTGGTGGTTCAAGTTCCTCTTCATGTACATGGCCTGTAAATCTCAAATCCTTAAATATCTCAAATTGCCAGATCAGACAGATCAGTGACTGCATTCCTTTAACTTTGGAGCATTTGGATGTGAGTTTCAATAATCTTGAAGTATTTGGATTTTCTTTGCCAGATTTAAAAGAGCTTTACATATCAGAAAACAGATTAACTAAACTGCCAGCGGATGCCTACCTGCCCAGTTTAAATCTGCTTATAATTAGAGAAAACCGGCTCATTGAGTTTTTCCAGTCTGACTTGAAATTCTTTCCAGATTTAACAGGACTAGATGGAAGAAACAATAGTTACTTCTGCTCCTGTCAGTTTGTGGATTTCATTAGCAAAAATCATAATCTACTCGTTGGTTGGCCACAAGATTACGTTTGTGACTCTCCAACATCTGTCAGAGGCAATCAAATTGACAAAGCAAACCTTCCTCTCTTAATGTGCCACAAAACATTAGTTGTGACAATAACATGCATCATCTTGATATTAGGCATAACCTTTATTTTGGCGCTCTGCTATTATTTTCACATTGTATGGTATGTGAAGATGACCTGTGCCTGGCTGAAAGCAAAGAGAAGACCATTGAAAGTACTGGACAGAGAAATCTGTTATGACGCATATGTATCATATAGTGAAAGAGATTCGGAATGGGTGGAAAATATGATGTTGCCATTATTGGAAAATGGTGATCCTCCGTTCAGGATATGCTTTCATAAGCGAGACTTTGTTCCTGGAAAAACGATCATCGATAACATAATTGATGCCATGGAAACAAGCTACAAAACCCTGTTTATCTTGTCTGAGCACTTTGTTCAAAGCGAATGGTGCAAATATGAGCTGGAATTCTCACACTTTCGTCTTTTTGATGAAAATAACGATACAGCCATTTTGGTTATCCTGGAGCCTATTGAAAGGTCAACGGTCCCAAAAAGATTTGCCAAACTGCGCAAACTCATGAACACAAAAACCTACCTCAAGTGGCCAACAGAGGAAGAGGAACAAGAAGTCTTCTGGACCAACCTGAGGGAAGCTCTTACGCCAGAGGACCACTATCAGTCATAA